The nucleotide sequence GCATTAGTCTCATTATAAGCATTTACATTATCATCAATAAATTTAACCTTCTCATGAAAATATGGAGATGTAATATTGATCTCTTTTTCCCATTCTTTAATAACAAAATACAATTGCTCGTACCCCTTTTCATCTATAGCATACGGTTTTACAATAATGTTTAAGGCATCAAAATATTTACGCTCATAACTTAGTAAACTCTTTTCCAATTTATAAAATGGCAGCAAAAGAAAATACTTAGCCACTTTATGACTTTCTGATTCATCTTTGTTACCTTTGAGTAAAACGTAATCGAGTATTTCTAATTCAGCCAAACTGTAACCAACAAATAGAATTATATAGTTACCATTAAAAATATTCTTGAGAAAACCTATTATTTCAGGCTTATTATAATGTTTTATGTAGTCCTGAATCGTTAATATAAGGGTCTCATGATTTTTTATTGAACCATGAAGTTTAAAAAGAGTGTCCTGCTTTAATTTTTTTGTTGGAAACTGGTTTGGTTCGGTATATATCCTTTGAGGTACAAAATGTTTATCAAAATGCTCATCAATATTAGTAGTGATGAATGTACCTCTAAATTTTATCAAATAATCATAAATGGGATAATAAGATATCACTTCGGGTTTATGTTTCAGTGAGCATTCCAATGCTGTTTGATAAACAAATGGTTCTAACGTTGATTTCATAATGCTGATTATTTTCCTAGGTTCGTGTGTTTTAAGTTTTTCTCTCTCCCAATAACTAATCAACTTGTTATCGAAGCTTACATCAACAAGATTATCGGCTAGTTCTTTCCACCCAAGACATCCAATAATTCTTGATACACCAGCACCAACAAAAACAATTAAGTTTTTATTAGAAACTGCTTTCAATATTTCTTTTGGCATTTCTGGTATAGGATATATTTCTTCAGATAGTTGCAATGATTTTGAATCATCTGTCATGCCTCAAACACTCCTTGCCTTATCGAGCCGGTTTTTGACCAGCTCACAGACAGCTAAGTATATCTCATTTCTTTCATTTTCTGAAAGTCCGAGGATATCAAAACAATATAGTCAATGGCTTTACGGTTGGGAAGTGGGTTATGTGTGATCATTTTCCACTATCTCTATTTCCTCCGGTGTGAGACCGTAAAGCTTATAAACCATTTGGTCAATCTCACGTTCAATGGCTGTGGTATCAGCTTTGGAATCATTTTGCTTGAGAGTTAGGATTTTATCAACGAGGGTAATAAAGGGCTGTTGTTCATTTAATGATAGCCCTCTTGGTATGGGAAACGGCATAAGATAATTTGTTTTAAATCTAAAATAGTTACCCCGAAGCACAGAGCCAGTTGTTGTTAGAAAGTACCAGAAAAGCCTTGAGTTTAGTATGCTTAAAAAATACTTTAATGATTCTTTGACAGTTTTTTTAAATATAAAGCTATAAATAGTTGTTGTATGATAAAGCCCTCTTTCATCAACTGTCATTTGACAACCGGAGGCAATATCCGGTGTTACAATTTTTGGTTTTTCGAATTCTGTCAGATTTTTAGGGTATATATAAGCATAAAACTGTTCATGGCTCATACGGTCTTTTTCTCTACTTTCTAATGTTTTTTTATTTTCAAGCAAATACTTCCATGCCAATGGGAAGTCCATTTTAATCTCGTCCTGAGTAAACAGAACAGCTTTACCACTTTGCATCTTATATGGAAAGATGCACCATATTTTAGGTTCAAGTTTTGAATAACGATGAACATCTGCTCCTTTCATCAAAGGTTTTACAAAATCTTTCTCTATTTCAATTTGACAATTAAGGGATTTTGAAAAGGCTGTTATAATTCCGTTTCCCTCGGAAATATGTTCGAGAAAGTATATTTTATCAGCGCTTGTTGCAATGCCTTGAAATATTTTTTCACAAACATCAGCAATTGTTCTTGTTTGTTTTTTGAGTTTTTTTAAAACATCTCCGGCATTGCCTGCTGAGAAATGCCAAGGATCTTCATCTATTGAATTTGTCTGAAGTATTTTTATATCAACTTTTTCACCGTGCATATTTTTATGAATATTTATGTCATCAAATATTTCATTCAGGTCGTTTACAGTTGCATTTGGCTTTAATTCAGCAAATTTAAAGGCATCATTACCTAAAGATAAAAACAAAAGGCAGGTGTATGTTGTTGCAGATTCAAAAATTTGACTGCTACCGAAATCTACAATCTTTTTCAAAAGCTTTTTAGAACCTAATAAATTACGCAGGTTTTTACCGAAAGCCGCTTGAAAAAACTTGTGTGGCAATATATAGGCAATATTGCCTTTTTTACTCATCAACCCCGTGGCAAGCTCAACAAAGCAGACATAGATATCGTAACTGCCTGAGGCTGAAATATATATTTGTTTAAGTTTTTCCGCTAATTCTGGATTGTTTTTCTGAATCTCCTGTATGCGTAAATACGGCGGATTAGCAATCACAATATCAAATCCACCTTTTTCAAAAACTTCAGCAAAATGAAGTTTCCAAAGAAAGAATGGTTTTGTGTTTGATTTTTTGAACTGTTCTAATTTTATAAGTTCAGATGTTTTATTCTGCTCTCTTAGAGTGGCTTCTATTAAATCCCACTCTATTTTCTCAATCTGCTTTTTAATTTTACCTTTTAATTCTTTCTCGCTGGTTTCAAAAAATTCTTTGTGAAGTAGCTTTAATTCATCCCTTTTTTGTATTGCCTCATTTTGGGCGTCAAAAAGTCCATTACTATCTACAATTTTATCATCTTCTTTATTTAAGTTGTTCAATTGTTTTTCAAGTTTTTTTAATTCTTCTTTTATTTCTGCATCCTTAGATGTTGTTAGTTCATTTTTTGCGTGACAAGAAAAGCGTTTCTTCTGCAATAATAACTGTTTCTGTTTTGTTAATTCGATGAGTTTTTGTTTGTCAAAACTTATACCTGTAATAAGCTTTTCGTCAAAAAGTTTTATCCCTTCATATTCTTCAAGCAAGCTGTTACCCTGCATTATCTTGAAATCCAGATTCGGCAAAGGCTCAATACCCCAATTGTCTTTCGTTTTATCAACCGTCTCGTCAACTAAAAGTGCAATAAAAAATCGTAGTTTAGAAATTTCCACCGCAATCTGTTGAATATCCACACCATATATACACCTTTGGATAAGATACAGTTTCCGGCCATAATCGGCGTTTTTACCGCTAAAATATTCCTTAATTCTTGTTTTTGTTGCTCGCTTGACACTTGGGTCAGGTATTGCATCCGCAGCTCTCAGTTGTGCTTGTTCCCATAGTTTGTTTCCATCATCAATTTTATTGAGAATAAAAACTAATTTATTCAGTACGCCCATAGGAAAAGCACCGGAGCCAACCGCAGGATCAACTATTTTAACATTTTCAATCAGCTCTACAAGCTTTCTTGTTTCGCTGTCATTAAAAGGGTTTTCATGGCTTCCGGGTGAAAACAATTTTTCCAACCTATTATCTATATCTACTATATCAGGCAGGTGAGTTTTGAAATAAGCCTTGAGAGATTCGATAACCATATAATCAACAATTTCTCTGGGTGTGTAGTAACTGCCGGTAGCTTTGCGGGCTGTGGTGGATGTTTCCGGATTAAAGCTGGCCAGCAAGTTTTCAAAAACCCGTCCTAAAAGCTCCGGGTCAAGTGCGACGTCAGCGTCATCTGGAGAGTTCTCATCTATCGTGAAATTAAATGAAGATAGAATATTTAAAAGCCCACTCACTTTGCAGTTTTTATTTTGTGTACCGTAGGCTTTACTTAGATCAACTTTTTGTTCCTGACTGAAAAACAAATAATTGGGAACTGACGGCTGGTTCTTTTTAGTACGTGAAAAACCATCAATGATTATTCCATTTTTCTTGTCGTCAAGACACTCAAAAAGGCCGCCATTTAAAAAAGGAATATCGCCAAAATATTTATTTATCTCATCAGGATTTTGGAAAAGCTCCTGATAACGAAAAACGTACTGATTTCCAAAGTCGGGATTGTTTCCTTTATAGCCCCTCACCTCACTCCCAAATTGACGCTCATCTTTTTTAGTGCTTAAAGTGGCAAAAAATAGATTCTGTAAAATAGCAGTATAATAAGTTGATTCATCTAAGGCTGTATTTTTTAGAATAGTATTTATACTGGTTTCTTCAAATAAGTCTTTTGGTACTAAACTGCGTTCCCGCATAAACCAAATAAAAATCATTCTGGTAATCAGCCGAATTACAGCAATATTCCTGCCGTTTTCTTCAGCTTCAGCATCTTTAGGAAACCGGCAGCACTCCACCGCCCAAAAATACCAATCGGCAATACTCTTGTAAAATTCTTTAGTAACTTTTTCAACGGAGAACGCATCTTTGATTTTTGCTAAACTGGAAAAATCACCGTCAACAATTTGTTGCTTGAATGTCTTGTTAGTTAATTCATTACCAACAAAATAGGTAAACCGGCGGAAATTGCTCCACTGTCGGCTCGTGCCGGTTGATTCAGGATAAACAAGCGAGAAGCGGAAATTGCCGCTTGAATTATAAAAGATAAAAATCCCTGCTGAAAACTTTTGATTTTCTATGGATTTTAAAATATCTTTAGCTATTTCATATTGTGCTTTTTTACCGGAGCGTTCTGAAAGTTCTTTTTTAACTTCAAATGCATAGATAATTAAGCTGTCACCATCTGAAAAATTGATTTCTCCAAGTTTCAGTCCATCTTTAAAATGATCATCGTCATAGTAAGAGTATTTATCTCCCATCGGTTTAAACTGCCGGCTCTTCTCCCGGAAAAAACGATTGAACTTTTCAACTGAGAAATTATCTATTACCATTTCTAAAATTTGTCTTGCTTCACTCATATTTTTTATTCTCAATAGCTATTATGATTTCTTTTTTCTGATCTTTCTGCCGATTCTTTTCTTTGATCAAATAATCACCGCCCAATTTCTTTTTTAATCCAAGAATATCTTCAATTGAATCCTCTTTAAAATTCCCTATTCGGCGCAATGTATAATCTGCCAACGTGCCGCAATCTAAAATATCTTCTCTAAGTGTACGTAGAAATTCCTTGTGTGGCATTAGTTCTTCCCTCGTACTTCCGATAAGAGAATCAAGATTAATTTTTGCTTTCTGCTCCAGGTTTTGCTCATTGACCGGTCCAGGGCGATAATCCCGAAAATCCTTAATTGACTGATACGCTTGCCAAAATTGTTGTGTGTTCCAGTCAAGCGCATCTTCCTCCGGCGTACAAACTATTTTTTCAAATACATCCTCAAAAGTGGTTTGATATGGCTGCACTTTTTCTGTATCCGTTTTTGCTGCGTTTACATACAGCCGCCCCTTTTTAAAAAAAACCAAGAGTTCGTTTTCGTCATACTTCTTAGCTGTTTTAATACGACGTGGATAATTTTTAAGATTTTCAAACAAATCCGGATTTTCTTTTTCGATTCTCAAAAATTCCCTTAGGGCTTTGGTGTAAAAACTTTCCTCCTCATGCTCATCCGGATTTTGCTGCAGCCTATTAAATAAGCCTGCAGGGGTTGGAGTTTCGTCTATATCAAAAATCTTTGAATCCTCACCAAGTGCGGTATGAATAAGGAACATTTTATTGGCGGCTATTTCCCGGGACTGTACTAATTCAGCACCCTTCTCGGTTGGGAAAAAATTCACGACGTAAAGCTCGTCAAAAACTTTTTTACTGATACGGTTAACACGCCCAAGACGCTGAATGACACGTACAGGATTCCATGGAATATCATAATTGATGACCATTCCGGCACGATTGAGATTAAATCCCTCGGAAATCCTGTCGGAGGACAGTAGTAGTTCGAAATCATTTTCCTGCACAGGATAAGAAGCATCAAAATTTTTGTTTATTAGAGATATTTTTGATGACGGTAAATCACCGGCTACAACCAGCATCTTACCGCCAAAATGTTTTTCCAGTGCTTTCTCCAAATAGCGCACAGTATCAACATATTCGGTAAAGATAATTATTTTTCGTTTGTGCTGCCCTTTGGTGGGTTTTTTAGAGAATTCTTTCTTTATGTTTTCAATAAGACAATCTGTTTTAGGATCGTTCTGCAGCAGATATAACTTAGAAAGCTTTGCAAGTATCTCATCGAATAATTCAAGGTCTGATTGGATATCCTCAAGAAACTGCTCTTTACGTATAAAATCGTTGAGTTTGTATCTTTTATGATTTTTAGGATATTGCCCCTTTTTTATTTTTTCTTCATACTCAATCAGAGATTTTTCAATTTCGTCAGCATCGAACTCATAAATTTTTTCTAAAAGAGTGCGATCCATGATATATTCACCGGTTCTTTTGATAAATTCCAAACTATTTTCAGTTATTCTTTTGAAATTTTTTATGCTTTGCTCAAAAGAACCAAAGGAACTTTCAAAACGTTTAACGATTAAGCGGCGCATGAAATCAAACAAGTTCCGCTGTTGTTGGAATTGCCGGTTATCATCCTCGGTCATTTGTTCTTTAACGCCTTTTTCGTATTCAAACGGTCTATAGACAGCACCCTTGAAACGTCCTCTATCATCAGGATCGCCAAAATAGCTTTCAATTATTTCCGTATAGAATTCAGATTGCTCTTTACTTAACTCAAAAAACCACTCTATCGGGTCGGCTACTTTGGATAGTTCTTTTACCTCGTTTTTATAAAACGGATTATTTTGCAAATCCAAACGATTGCGTCTGATTGTTACCGGATCAATAACATTCCTGATTTGCTTTGCAAGGTAGCGAGCTCTTTCGGCTACTTTTTTAAGGTCAATTTTACTCTCTTTAAATAATGTCTTATAATACTTAAGTGCCTTGTTTCTTTTTATGTTATCCGGGGAGTTCCAATATTTTTTGATAATTCCAAGCTTGTCGAAAATTCCTTTAAATTCAGCGAATTGGACCGCAAGATTACTTTCTAATGTAATAGAGGATTTTTTAGGCGTAATAAACAACTTAAGGAGTGAAAGAATGTCGCCGGGACGATTGTTAAATGGAGTGGCGGTAAGTAAAATAACCTGCTTTTCCCTACAGATGTTTTTTAGAAGCTCATAGCCCTCTGTATCCTGATTTCTGAAACGGTGCACCTCATCAACTATCACTACCTCGATATCTTTTGCTTTCTTTATAAATTCTAAGGTGTTTTCCAAATCACCAAGTGATACTGCTTTCCAGCCATCTTTTGCTAAGTGAAAATCTTCTAAATATTTTGTCCAACCGGAATCGTGATTCCCTAACAACCCAGGCGGACAGATCACTATGCCTCGTTTTTTAAGCTCTTTGGCAATGGCGCAGGCGATAATCGTTTTCCCCAAACCCACAACATCAGCCACAATAACGCCGTTATTGTTTTCGATAATGGATAGTGCCTGTCTCACTGCATCAAGCTGGTATTGGTATGGTGTATAGCCGTTTTCTTCCAATGTTTTTATCAGGGACTCTCTGATTTCTTTTTGTTCAAATGAATCCAGATAAGTTTTCAGGACTATACAAAAAGCTTCAAACGGCGTAACATCTTTTATAAGTGTTTCATTTTCAATCACATCAACAAGTTTCTTTTTAATATCAGCGCATTCTGTAATTTTTACTGCATCGCTCCAAAGCTCATCAAAATAGTTTTCAGCATCCTCAAAACCATAGTCACCAATCTCTACATTAAATTCGTTTTGAGTGGAAAGCCCGGCCTTTGTCAGGTTGCTGCTGCCGGTTATAAACAGATTTCTTCTGCCGACCTGACTCTGTTGCAGTTTAAATAAATAAAGTTTGGCGTGATTAGGTTTATAGGTTTTACGGATAATCAGCATGTCTTTTTGAATACGCCCAATGAAAAATTTTACTTGCTCGTAAAATTCTTTATTATCAAAAATTTCTGTATTTATAGATTTTTTTATTGACCCAAAAAACTTATATACTCTTTCATCGTCTGATAATTGATCATCTTCTGGAAATTCAATCAGGCCAAAGTTACAATAATCAACATTTAATCCCACCAGAACCTTTGTGACGACATCAAGATTTGATTTTAGTCCTTCATAAAGTTCCCTTATACCTGAAAAGTAAAAGAAACCGACAAGAAATTTTAATTTCTCGCTTTTGGTTATAAGCTCTATCAAGCGGTTTTTTAGATTTTTTGCGCCACTGTTTGTAATGAAATTGCTCATAACTTATATATCATTAACCCTATCAAAAGCTGGTTCCCCCCCTCAAAATGTTTAACTTTTCATCGTTACCTATAGTATAACAGCATTACTTCGGATGCCTGTATAACTCTTCATAGATATACTAACAGATTTTATAAATTCAATCAAAGTGCCCTAATAATTGTAAAGTTGACCGTCTGAACGGTAAAACCGGATAAATATTCGTATCACAAAAACAACTTATAAAAT is from Nitrospirae bacterium YQR-1 and encodes:
- a CDS encoding Eco57I restriction-modification methylase domain-containing protein, with translation MSEARQILEMVIDNFSVEKFNRFFREKSRQFKPMGDKYSYYDDDHFKDGLKLGEINFSDGDSLIIYAFEVKKELSERSGKKAQYEIAKDILKSIENQKFSAGIFIFYNSSGNFRFSLVYPESTGTSRQWSNFRRFTYFVGNELTNKTFKQQIVDGDFSSLAKIKDAFSVEKVTKEFYKSIADWYFWAVECCRFPKDAEAEENGRNIAVIRLITRMIFIWFMRERSLVPKDLFEETSINTILKNTALDESTYYTAILQNLFFATLSTKKDERQFGSEVRGYKGNNPDFGNQYVFRYQELFQNPDEINKYFGDIPFLNGGLFECLDDKKNGIIIDGFSRTKKNQPSVPNYLFFSQEQKVDLSKAYGTQNKNCKVSGLLNILSSFNFTIDENSPDDADVALDPELLGRVFENLLASFNPETSTTARKATGSYYTPREIVDYMVIESLKAYFKTHLPDIVDIDNRLEKLFSPGSHENPFNDSETRKLVELIENVKIVDPAVGSGAFPMGVLNKLVFILNKIDDGNKLWEQAQLRAADAIPDPSVKRATKTRIKEYFSGKNADYGRKLYLIQRCIYGVDIQQIAVEISKLRFFIALLVDETVDKTKDNWGIEPLPNLDFKIMQGNSLLEEYEGIKLFDEKLITGISFDKQKLIELTKQKQLLLQKKRFSCHAKNELTTSKDAEIKEELKKLEKQLNNLNKEDDKIVDSNGLFDAQNEAIQKRDELKLLHKEFFETSEKELKGKIKKQIEKIEWDLIEATLREQNKTSELIKLEQFKKSNTKPFFLWKLHFAEVFEKGGFDIVIANPPYLRIQEIQKNNPELAEKLKQIYISASGSYDIYVCFVELATGLMSKKGNIAYILPHKFFQAAFGKNLRNLLGSKKLLKKIVDFGSSQIFESATTYTCLLFLSLGNDAFKFAELKPNATVNDLNEIFDDINIHKNMHGEKVDIKILQTNSIDEDPWHFSAGNAGDVLKKLKKQTRTIADVCEKIFQGIATSADKIYFLEHISEGNGIITAFSKSLNCQIEIEKDFVKPLMKGADVHRYSKLEPKIWCIFPYKMQSGKAVLFTQDEIKMDFPLAWKYLLENKKTLESREKDRMSHEQFYAYIYPKNLTEFEKPKIVTPDIASGCQMTVDERGLYHTTTIYSFIFKKTVKESLKYFLSILNSRLFWYFLTTTGSVLRGNYFRFKTNYLMPFPIPRGLSLNEQQPFITLVDKILTLKQNDSKADTTAIEREIDQMVYKLYGLTPEEIEIVENDHT
- a CDS encoding SNF2-related protein is translated as MSNFITNSGAKNLKNRLIELITKSEKLKFLVGFFYFSGIRELYEGLKSNLDVVTKVLVGLNVDYCNFGLIEFPEDDQLSDDERVYKFFGSIKKSINTEIFDNKEFYEQVKFFIGRIQKDMLIIRKTYKPNHAKLYLFKLQQSQVGRRNLFITGSSNLTKAGLSTQNEFNVEIGDYGFEDAENYFDELWSDAVKITECADIKKKLVDVIENETLIKDVTPFEAFCIVLKTYLDSFEQKEIRESLIKTLEENGYTPYQYQLDAVRQALSIIENNNGVIVADVVGLGKTIIACAIAKELKKRGIVICPPGLLGNHDSGWTKYLEDFHLAKDGWKAVSLGDLENTLEFIKKAKDIEVVIVDEVHRFRNQDTEGYELLKNICREKQVILLTATPFNNRPGDILSLLKLFITPKKSSITLESNLAVQFAEFKGIFDKLGIIKKYWNSPDNIKRNKALKYYKTLFKESKIDLKKVAERARYLAKQIRNVIDPVTIRRNRLDLQNNPFYKNEVKELSKVADPIEWFFELSKEQSEFYTEIIESYFGDPDDRGRFKGAVYRPFEYEKGVKEQMTEDDNRQFQQQRNLFDFMRRLIVKRFESSFGSFEQSIKNFKRITENSLEFIKRTGEYIMDRTLLEKIYEFDADEIEKSLIEYEEKIKKGQYPKNHKRYKLNDFIRKEQFLEDIQSDLELFDEILAKLSKLYLLQNDPKTDCLIENIKKEFSKKPTKGQHKRKIIIFTEYVDTVRYLEKALEKHFGGKMLVVAGDLPSSKISLINKNFDASYPVQENDFELLLSSDRISEGFNLNRAGMVINYDIPWNPVRVIQRLGRVNRISKKVFDELYVVNFFPTEKGAELVQSREIAANKMFLIHTALGEDSKIFDIDETPTPAGLFNRLQQNPDEHEEESFYTKALREFLRIEKENPDLFENLKNYPRRIKTAKKYDENELLVFFKKGRLYVNAAKTDTEKVQPYQTTFEDVFEKIVCTPEEDALDWNTQQFWQAYQSIKDFRDYRPGPVNEQNLEQKAKINLDSLIGSTREELMPHKEFLRTLREDILDCGTLADYTLRRIGNFKEDSIEDILGLKKKLGGDYLIKEKNRQKDQKKEIIIAIENKKYE